One part of the Caproiciproducens sp. CPB-2 genome encodes these proteins:
- a CDS encoding M23 family metallopeptidase → MIMKRKRLIAFILVLAATAGIAAASGRYGESVPADAQMESSASSSSGDYIKYVEFNVPYLALKKAMNLDIASQKEEKKVSWIELLAYLAAKYGGNFSRYKSNDLDVLMSKLETQSMADLTKDMKYYPYYFKAYTAVLGGLLGTYTDGSGEEKYGLIGFSPIAKTFPYEEYDDFGASRTYGYKRQHLGHDMMAATGTPIIAVESGIVEALGWNQYGGWRIGIRSFDKQRYYYYAHLRQNRPYAANLAVGQTVTAGDVIGYVGHTGYSTKENVNNIKVSHLHFGLQLIFDESQKESVNEIWVDVYQLCKLLRQNQSEVVRDSATKEYSRKNQIQIQY, encoded by the coding sequence ATGATTATGAAGAGAAAAAGGCTCATTGCTTTTATCCTTGTCCTCGCGGCGACGGCAGGAATTGCCGCCGCTTCAGGCCGTTACGGAGAAAGTGTGCCCGCGGATGCACAGATGGAGAGCTCAGCGTCGTCTTCCTCCGGTGATTACATAAAGTACGTTGAGTTCAACGTGCCGTATCTTGCTCTCAAAAAAGCAATGAATCTGGATATTGCCTCTCAGAAAGAGGAGAAGAAGGTAAGCTGGATCGAACTGCTTGCCTATCTTGCCGCGAAGTACGGCGGAAATTTTTCACGCTATAAGAGCAATGACCTGGACGTTCTGATGTCAAAGCTGGAAACGCAGAGCATGGCGGACCTGACAAAGGACATGAAATATTATCCCTACTATTTTAAGGCGTACACGGCGGTTCTGGGCGGACTTCTCGGTACCTATACCGACGGCAGCGGGGAGGAGAAATACGGCCTGATCGGATTTTCACCGATTGCCAAAACCTTTCCGTATGAGGAATACGACGATTTCGGCGCATCCCGGACTTACGGATACAAGCGGCAGCACCTCGGCCACGATATGATGGCTGCGACCGGCACGCCCATCATCGCGGTGGAATCCGGTATTGTGGAGGCGCTGGGCTGGAACCAGTACGGCGGCTGGCGCATCGGGATCCGCAGCTTTGACAAACAGCGCTATTATTACTATGCGCATTTAAGGCAGAACCGCCCCTATGCCGCCAATCTCGCGGTCGGCCAGACGGTGACCGCCGGCGACGTCATCGGATATGTGGGCCATACGGGTTATAGTACGAAGGAAAATGTCAATAATATTAAGGTGAGCCATCTGCACTTCGGCCTTCAGCTGATTTTCGACGAGAGTCAGAAGGAAAGCGTCAACGAAATCTGGGTGGATGTGTATCAGCTGTGCAAGCTGCTGCGTCAAAATCAGTCCGAAGTGGTGCGTGACAGCGCCACAAAAGAATATTCCCGAAAAAACCAGATTCAAATTCAGTATTGA
- a CDS encoding spore coat protein has translation MQEKTMVNDALSMEKSDLTFYANAISECSNQNLRSTLQQIRNKCETSQYELYKLAETKGFYKPAAQANEQEIQQIKTQLQG, from the coding sequence ATGCAGGAAAAAACAATGGTGAACGATGCTCTGTCCATGGAGAAAAGCGACCTGACTTTTTACGCTAACGCGATTTCCGAATGCTCCAACCAAAATCTGAGGTCAACGCTCCAGCAAATCCGCAACAAGTGCGAAACTTCGCAGTACGAGCTGTACAAGCTCGCCGAGACAAAAGGTTTTTACAAACCGGCCGCACAGGCAAACGAGCAGGAGATTCAGCAGATCAAAACGCAGCTGCAGGGCTGA
- a CDS encoding D-2-hydroxyacid dehydrogenase: MTFSKRILVLLPAEARHQSLLEQSAPDCRFTYSSYRSVTREQVQDAQIIIGNPPAEYLKDSPNLEWLHCSSAGVDPYLKEGILPKGTALTNSTGAYGLAVSEHMLGMLLEIIKRLHTYRDAQKLHVWKGQGKVKSIYRSTVLVLGMGDIGGEFAQKVKALGAYVIGLRRTGGEKPEYADEMHLTADLDSLLPRADIVALCLPATRETEHLFSRERLALLKEGAILLNVGRGTLIDTEALCDALESGCLFGAGLDVTDPEPLPEDHRLWDIPSAVVTPHISGLYHLQETLERVVRIAAENLKHYANGEPLNNTVDFATGYRVKK, translated from the coding sequence ATGACTTTTTCCAAGCGAATCCTTGTTCTTCTTCCCGCCGAAGCACGGCATCAATCGCTGCTTGAACAGTCCGCCCCGGACTGCCGGTTTACGTACAGCTCCTACAGAAGCGTCACCAGAGAGCAGGTGCAGGACGCCCAGATCATCATCGGCAACCCGCCGGCGGAGTACCTGAAGGATTCCCCGAATCTGGAGTGGCTGCACTGCAGCAGCGCCGGGGTGGATCCTTACCTGAAGGAAGGCATCCTTCCCAAAGGCACGGCGCTGACGAATTCGACGGGGGCGTACGGCCTTGCGGTTTCCGAACATATGCTTGGCATGCTTCTGGAAATCATCAAACGCCTTCACACCTACCGCGACGCGCAGAAGCTGCATGTCTGGAAAGGTCAGGGCAAGGTGAAGTCCATTTATCGTTCTACCGTACTGGTGCTCGGTATGGGGGATATCGGCGGCGAATTTGCCCAAAAGGTAAAAGCGCTGGGCGCGTACGTCATTGGGCTGCGCCGCACCGGCGGAGAGAAGCCGGAGTACGCCGACGAAATGCATTTGACCGCGGATCTGGACAGTCTTTTGCCCCGCGCGGATATTGTCGCCCTCTGCCTGCCCGCCACAAGGGAAACCGAGCACCTGTTTTCGCGCGAACGCCTCGCCCTGCTCAAAGAAGGCGCGATCCTCCTGAACGTCGGACGCGGTACGCTTATCGATACCGAAGCGCTCTGCGACGCGCTGGAAAGCGGGTGCCTCTTCGGAGCCGGCCTTGATGTGACGGACCCGGAGCCTTTGCCGGAAGATCACCGGCTCTGGGATATCCCCAGCGCCGTGGTCACGCCCCATATATCGGGGCTTTATCATTTGCAGGAAACCCTTGAGCGCGTGGTGCGCATTGCCGCGGAAAACCTGAAGCATTACGCAAACGGTGAACCGCTTAACAACACTGTCGACTTTGCCACCGGCTATCGGGTGAAAAAATAA
- the asnB gene encoding asparagine synthase (glutamine-hydrolyzing), producing MCGIAGFCDYHDDLSEEALFWRALAKRMGAKLNHRGPDDSGVHVSAHAALAHTRLAVVDIEGGKQPMTAVADGFRYTIVYNGELYNTGELRSELKALGYTFETKSDTEVLLKCYIEFGFACAEKLNGIFAFAVDDERRGCCFLCRDRFGVKPLFYSMENGRLVFASEIKALFEYPGINPVIDRQGLCEIFGIGPARTAGVGVFKNILEIKPGCIAVFDSQGFETYPYFKLKSYEHPDSYEDSVKRVRYLVEDAVTRQLVSDVPLCTFLSGGLDSSIITALAARNYRAAGKTLSTYSFDFTGNDKYFKPTAFQPGADKPWVAKMAELFQTDHHYLECDNVMLADKLYDAVEAKDLPGMADVDSSLLYFCSLIKKNHVVGISGECADEIFGGYPWFHKKEAFEGHCFPWSPDLSIRTGLLIPEIADALHIGEYVNMRYEESIAAVPVLEGESAQEKRRREISFLNINWFMSTLLDRKDRSSMASGLEVRVPYADHRIVQYVFNTPWGYKCHDGVVKGLLRDAAREWLPEDILMRKKSPYPKTHNPAYETLVKQRLTGILSDREEPLHKLVSETAAAELLSEKSDYGKPWFGQLMAGPQMMAYLLQINYWLKKYDIAIEL from the coding sequence ATGTGTGGAATTGCGGGATTCTGTGATTATCATGACGATTTGAGCGAGGAGGCGCTGTTCTGGCGCGCTCTGGCAAAAAGAATGGGAGCAAAACTCAATCACCGCGGCCCGGACGACAGCGGCGTCCATGTTTCGGCCCACGCGGCGCTGGCCCACACAAGGCTTGCGGTTGTGGATATTGAGGGCGGCAAACAGCCGATGACCGCTGTGGCGGACGGATTCCGCTACACCATCGTGTACAACGGGGAACTGTATAACACCGGGGAACTGCGGTCGGAGCTGAAAGCACTCGGCTATACGTTTGAAACCAAAAGCGATACGGAAGTCCTTTTGAAATGCTACATTGAATTCGGATTTGCCTGTGCGGAAAAGCTGAACGGCATTTTCGCCTTTGCGGTAGACGACGAAAGGCGCGGCTGCTGCTTTTTATGCCGCGACCGTTTCGGCGTAAAGCCGCTGTTTTATTCCATGGAAAACGGGCGGCTTGTGTTCGCCTCGGAAATCAAAGCGCTGTTTGAATATCCGGGAATCAACCCTGTGATTGACCGGCAGGGGCTGTGCGAGATATTCGGAATCGGACCGGCCAGAACCGCCGGAGTCGGCGTATTCAAAAACATACTGGAAATCAAGCCCGGCTGCATTGCCGTGTTTGACAGTCAGGGTTTTGAAACATATCCCTATTTCAAGCTGAAGAGCTACGAGCATCCCGACAGCTACGAGGACAGCGTAAAGCGGGTACGGTACCTTGTGGAGGACGCCGTTACCAGACAGCTTGTTTCCGATGTGCCGCTCTGCACTTTTCTTTCCGGCGGCCTCGATTCCAGCATCATCACCGCACTGGCGGCAAGGAATTACCGGGCGGCGGGCAAAACACTTTCCACCTATTCCTTTGATTTTACCGGGAACGACAAGTACTTTAAGCCCACGGCCTTCCAGCCCGGCGCCGACAAGCCATGGGTCGCCAAAATGGCGGAGCTGTTTCAGACCGACCACCACTATCTGGAATGCGACAACGTGATGCTCGCCGACAAGCTTTACGACGCCGTTGAGGCGAAGGATTTGCCGGGCATGGCGGATGTCGACTCTTCCCTGCTGTATTTCTGCAGCCTGATCAAGAAAAATCATGTGGTGGGCATCAGCGGAGAATGCGCGGACGAAATCTTCGGCGGTTACCCGTGGTTCCATAAGAAAGAGGCATTTGAAGGCCACTGCTTCCCATGGTCGCCCGACCTGTCCATCCGAACCGGGCTGCTGATTCCCGAAATCGCCGACGCGCTGCACATCGGGGAGTATGTGAATATGCGGTATGAAGAATCCATTGCCGCCGTTCCCGTCCTGGAGGGCGAAAGCGCGCAGGAAAAGCGGCGCAGGGAAATTTCGTTCCTGAACATCAACTGGTTTATGTCCACCCTGCTTGACCGCAAGGACCGGTCGAGCATGGCAAGCGGTCTCGAGGTGCGTGTGCCGTACGCCGACCACCGGATCGTGCAGTATGTGTTCAACACTCCCTGGGGATACAAATGTCACGACGGCGTGGTAAAAGGCCTGCTGCGCGACGCGGCGCGGGAATGGCTGCCGGAAGACATTCTGATGCGCAAAAAGAGCCCCTATCCCAAAACGCATAATCCGGCCTACGAAACGCTTGTGAAGCAAAGGCTGACGGGAATCCTGTCGGACAGGGAAGAACCGCTTCACAAGCTCGTCAGCGAAACCGCCGCCGCGGAGCTGCTCAGTGAAAAATCAGATTACGGCAAGCCGTGGTTCGGCCAGCTGATGGCGGGTCCCCAGATGATGGCCTATTTGCTTCAGATCAACTACTGGCTGAAGAAATACGATATCGCGATTGAACTGTAA
- a CDS encoding DUF1836 domain-containing protein, with product MSEAAEQIAKWAEEIEEYSSVDWERLPEIYLYMDQVLTYMNKQLCLFERNESTSLLTSSMINNYVKDGVLPRPEQKKYSREHLAMLMVICMLKQVLSIQDISSLLKTLLEDASKDEMYRRFCEAHSVALKEVGDRVRSTAGEGDAELTRLAIELSIEAAARRTAAERILSELAAEQEKRAKAEKGKGEKKEK from the coding sequence ATGAGCGAAGCAGCCGAACAAATCGCAAAATGGGCGGAGGAAATTGAAGAATACAGCTCGGTGGACTGGGAAAGGCTGCCGGAAATATATTTATATATGGACCAGGTGCTGACCTATATGAACAAACAGCTCTGCCTTTTTGAGCGCAACGAAAGCACCAGTCTTCTGACGTCGAGCATGATCAACAACTATGTAAAGGACGGGGTCCTTCCCCGGCCCGAGCAAAAAAAATATTCCCGCGAGCATCTGGCGATGCTGATGGTCATCTGTATGCTCAAGCAGGTCTTATCCATCCAGGACATCTCTTCCCTGCTGAAAACCCTTTTGGAGGACGCTTCCAAGGACGAGATGTACAGGCGTTTCTGCGAAGCGCACTCCGTCGCGCTGAAGGAGGTCGGCGACCGCGTCCGTTCCACCGCGGGAGAAGGCGACGCCGAACTGACCAGGCTGGCGATCGAGCTGTCCATCGAGGCCGCCGCGCGCCGTACGGCGGCGGAAAGAATCCTGAGCGAGCTGGCTGCCGAACAGGAAAAGAGAGCGAAAGCGGAAAAAGGCAAAGGCGAAAAAAAAGAAAAATAA
- a CDS encoding AraC family transcriptional regulator: protein MTNDEFRRSFRVPFHNSLGLAVYSCGVQRCGACHSWGPAVRDHYLIHYILSGHGAFTSGGQEYHLSAGDGFLVEPSHVVHYVADREDPWEYCWVGFNGSDAKRLMSQTGLLDRSPVFHYDEDRLFEELLLKICNASGSSPSDEARMESGLLLFLAALMDKFGVPSTQQANGYEYVQKAIKFIEYNYSSDIGITDIASSVGISRSHLYRLFMQHISLSPNEYLMRYRIGKASELLESGNLSVGEVAYSAGFSDQLYFSRVFKKCMGTPPSRFTCYERAAKTKEDSK, encoded by the coding sequence ATGACAAATGACGAATTCAGGCGTTCTTTCCGGGTACCTTTTCACAACAGCCTGGGGCTGGCCGTTTACAGCTGCGGAGTCCAGCGCTGCGGCGCGTGCCATTCCTGGGGACCCGCCGTACGCGACCATTACCTGATTCACTATATTTTGTCGGGACACGGCGCTTTTACCAGCGGCGGACAGGAATACCATCTCTCGGCGGGGGACGGCTTCCTGGTGGAACCGTCGCATGTCGTCCATTACGTTGCGGACAGGGAAGATCCGTGGGAATACTGCTGGGTCGGCTTCAACGGCAGCGACGCAAAAAGGCTGATGAGCCAGACAGGCCTTCTGGACCGCAGCCCTGTTTTTCACTATGATGAAGACCGGCTTTTTGAGGAGCTTCTGTTGAAAATCTGCAATGCTTCCGGGTCCAGCCCGAGCGACGAGGCGAGAATGGAATCCGGCCTTCTGCTGTTTCTGGCCGCGCTGATGGACAAATTCGGGGTTCCTTCCACACAGCAGGCAAACGGGTACGAGTATGTGCAGAAGGCGATCAAGTTTATCGAATACAACTATTCCAGCGATATCGGCATCACCGATATCGCCTCCAGCGTGGGAATCAGCCGCAGCCACCTGTACCGGCTGTTCATGCAGCATATTTCCCTTTCGCCAAACGAGTATCTGATGCGCTACCGCATCGGCAAGGCTTCCGAGCTTCTGGAATCTGGGAATCTGTCGGTCGGCGAGGTCGCATATTCGGCGGGCTTTTCCGATCAGCTGTATTTTTCCCGCGTATTCAAAAAATGTATGGGCACGCCGCCAAGCCGTTTTACCTGCTATGAGCGCGCGGCAAAAACGAAGGAGGACTCAAAATGA
- a CDS encoding OadG family protein → MSLDQKIQLSVIVLLTGLVIVFIVLIFLTYVIKGYGRVLSGLQTNSDGKKEISEPLAAAPLQSLSVQGGIPEETVAVISAAVYALYGTSAGRVTGIRRSSQPSRSAWGMAGLLESTRPF, encoded by the coding sequence ATGAGTCTTGACCAAAAAATTCAACTTTCTGTCATCGTTTTACTGACTGGCCTGGTCATCGTTTTTATTGTGCTGATCTTTCTGACTTATGTTATTAAAGGCTATGGCAGGGTACTCAGCGGACTGCAAACCAATTCAGACGGCAAAAAGGAAATTTCTGAGCCGCTTGCTGCTGCCCCCCTCCAGTCATTGTCTGTTCAGGGCGGTATTCCCGAAGAAACGGTAGCGGTCATTTCCGCAGCTGTTTACGCTTTATACGGCACGTCCGCCGGGAGGGTGACCGGTATCCGCCGCTCTTCGCAGCCCAGCCGCTCCGCATGGGGAATGGCGGGATTATTGGAGAGTACGCGCCCTTTTTAA
- a CDS encoding sodium ion-translocating decarboxylase subunit beta, producing MMILNEFLRSIQGIFQASGFSVNDWRNYVMIGIACVLIYLAIKKQFEPLLLLPIAFGMLLVNLFPAIMVPPQTTMQLVSDYMAAHGGAVGNYPIVVLNGQQYYQVTQVGGLFYYLYQGVKLGIYPPLIFLGIGAMTDFGPLISNPKSFLLGAAAQLGIFTTFIGAIFLGFSGKQAGSIGIIGGADGPTAIFVTSKLAPELLGPIAVAAYSYMALVPIIQPPIMKALTTKKERSIVMEQLRPVSKLEKILFPIIVTVIVSLLLPDACPLVGMLMLGNLFRESGVVGRISNTAQNELMNIITIFLGVTVGATATGTVFLSLQTIEIIVLGLLAFSFGTAGGVLFGKLMCWATHGKVNPLIGSAGVSAVPMAARVAQKVGQEENPGNFLLMHAMGPNVAGVIGSAVAAGVLISILG from the coding sequence TTGATGATACTGAATGAATTTTTGCGATCCATCCAGGGAATTTTCCAAGCGTCCGGATTTTCCGTAAACGACTGGCGCAACTACGTTATGATAGGGATTGCCTGCGTTTTGATCTATCTCGCCATCAAAAAGCAGTTCGAACCCCTGCTCCTTTTGCCGATTGCGTTTGGTATGCTGCTTGTCAATCTTTTTCCCGCCATTATGGTTCCACCGCAGACGACCATGCAGCTTGTTTCCGATTATATGGCTGCCCACGGCGGCGCGGTGGGAAATTACCCGATTGTGGTTTTAAATGGCCAGCAATACTATCAGGTCACACAGGTCGGCGGACTGTTCTACTATCTGTACCAGGGCGTTAAGCTCGGTATTTATCCTCCTCTGATTTTTCTCGGCATTGGTGCGATGACCGATTTTGGCCCGCTGATTTCTAACCCGAAAAGCTTTTTATTGGGCGCGGCTGCCCAGCTCGGGATTTTTACTACCTTCATCGGCGCGATTTTTCTTGGTTTTTCGGGAAAACAGGCGGGTTCTATCGGAATTATCGGCGGGGCGGACGGCCCGACCGCCATCTTTGTTACTTCAAAGCTTGCTCCGGAGTTGCTGGGTCCGATTGCGGTCGCGGCGTATTCCTACATGGCGCTGGTTCCCATTATTCAACCGCCCATTATGAAAGCGCTGACAACAAAGAAAGAGCGCAGTATCGTTATGGAGCAGCTTCGTCCGGTTTCCAAGCTGGAAAAGATTTTATTCCCGATTATTGTAACGGTGATCGTTTCCCTGCTGCTTCCGGACGCCTGCCCTCTTGTGGGGATGCTGATGCTCGGCAATCTGTTCCGTGAAAGCGGAGTGGTGGGACGCATTTCCAATACGGCCCAAAATGAATTGATGAATATCATTACGATTTTTCTCGGTGTTACCGTCGGTGCAACGGCGACAGGAACGGTTTTCCTGTCCTTGCAGACGATTGAGATTATTGTTCTCGGGCTGCTGGCGTTCAGCTTTGGCACTGCCGGCGGTGTGCTGTTCGGTAAGCTTATGTGCTGGGCGACACACGGAAAAGTCAACCCGCTTATCGGGTCGGCCGGTGTTTCCGCCGTTCCTATGGCGGCCCGCGTGGCGCAGAAGGTTGGCCAGGAAGAAAATCCCGGCAATTTCTTGCTGATGCATGCAATGGGTCCGAATGTGGCCGGCGTCATCGGTTCCGCGGTTGCGGCCGGTGTGCTGATCAGCATCCTTGGATAA
- a CDS encoding ATP-dependent helicase, whose amino-acid sequence MNNTTTDQVIEIRKNVLDKEFFRMNDRQREAVFCVNGPLLILAGAGSGKTTVLVNRIANIIRYGNAYISKTISGDLTEEDLKAARRYLSADEPLPPQVKSRFAVEPCRPWQILAITFTNKAAGELKNRLIAMLGEEGNDIWASTFHSTCARMLRHDGEKLGYSNHFTIYDTDDSRRMMKECQKTLGIDDKILSYKSILSAISHAKDSMILPGEYLRQAGSDSRLGLVGQAYKLYQAKLKEADAMDFDDLICNAVYLLQQNPDVLEYYQNKFRYVMVDEYQDTNHAQYLLVKLLAQKSANLCVVGDDDQSIYKFRGATIENILSFEKNFPNAKVIRLEQNYRSTKNILNAANAVIENNRERKGKTLWTDNPAGEKLGVHTAFSEQDEADFIAKKVLEGVAAGRKFSDHAILYRMNSQSNILEKIFVKSGIPYRIIGGLRFYERKEIRDMIAYLSVINNPYDEIRLRRIINQPKRSIGDKTIAQATEIAATLGESVFDVIKNADQYEPLKRTAPKLLQFAATMQQLIDAANDENTSLNELYHLILDKTDYIGSLKVSENDDVQDRIDNINELASNLIKYEEDNGEEATLSGFLEEVSLLTDIDNFDANSDSVVMMTIHSAKGLEFPVVFLPGFEEGIFPGMQAIYNPSEIEEERRLAYVAITRAKEELYVVNAESRMIFGSTSRNRPSRFVEEIPEELVVRSRTREWKKPTPGTALPTSAFEARAVTTESARSFGPSNLIHSEPPKVRFKVGDSVVHKTFGTGMILSVSPMGNDTLLEITFEQAGTKKLMANFARLQKV is encoded by the coding sequence ATGAACAATACTACTACGGATCAAGTGATAGAGATCAGGAAAAATGTTCTGGATAAGGAATTTTTCAGAATGAATGACAGGCAGAGGGAAGCGGTTTTCTGCGTAAACGGCCCCCTGCTGATCCTTGCCGGCGCCGGAAGCGGGAAAACCACCGTGCTGGTGAACCGTATCGCCAATATCATCCGTTACGGAAACGCCTACATAAGCAAAACCATTTCCGGTGATCTGACTGAGGAAGACCTGAAAGCGGCCAGACGGTATCTGAGCGCGGACGAGCCGTTGCCGCCGCAGGTAAAAAGCCGTTTTGCGGTGGAGCCCTGCCGCCCGTGGCAGATCCTTGCCATTACCTTCACCAATAAGGCTGCCGGAGAGCTGAAAAACAGGCTGATCGCCATGCTTGGGGAGGAAGGAAACGATATCTGGGCTTCCACATTCCATTCCACCTGCGCGCGCATGCTGAGGCACGACGGGGAGAAGCTCGGCTATTCCAATCATTTCACGATTTACGACACGGATGATTCCCGCCGGATGATGAAGGAATGTCAGAAAACCCTTGGCATTGACGATAAGATCCTCTCTTATAAGTCCATTCTTTCGGCAATTTCCCACGCGAAGGACAGCATGATCCTGCCCGGGGAATATCTGCGGCAGGCCGGCAGCGACAGCAGGCTGGGACTGGTCGGACAGGCGTACAAGCTTTATCAGGCAAAGCTGAAGGAAGCGGACGCCATGGATTTCGACGATTTGATCTGCAACGCGGTGTACCTGCTTCAGCAGAACCCGGACGTGCTGGAGTACTATCAGAATAAATTCCGATACGTTATGGTGGACGAGTACCAGGACACCAACCACGCGCAGTACCTGCTGGTAAAGCTGCTTGCCCAGAAGAGCGCGAACCTCTGCGTTGTGGGTGACGACGACCAAAGCATCTACAAGTTCCGCGGCGCAACCATCGAGAATATCCTGAGCTTTGAAAAGAACTTTCCAAACGCGAAGGTGATCCGGCTGGAGCAGAATTACCGTTCCACCAAAAATATTCTGAATGCGGCCAACGCGGTCATTGAAAACAACAGGGAGCGCAAAGGAAAAACGCTCTGGACGGACAATCCGGCGGGGGAGAAGCTCGGCGTACACACCGCTTTCAGCGAACAGGACGAAGCGGATTTTATCGCGAAGAAGGTGCTGGAAGGCGTTGCGGCCGGCCGGAAATTTTCCGACCATGCGATTTTGTACCGCATGAATTCCCAGTCGAATATCCTTGAAAAAATCTTTGTAAAATCCGGCATCCCCTACCGCATTATCGGCGGCCTGCGCTTCTATGAGCGGAAGGAAATCAGGGACATGATTGCGTATTTAAGCGTCATCAACAACCCTTACGACGAAATCCGGCTTCGCAGGATCATCAACCAGCCGAAGCGCTCCATTGGGGACAAGACGATTGCACAGGCTACGGAAATCGCCGCCACACTGGGGGAAAGCGTGTTCGACGTGATTAAAAACGCCGATCAGTACGAACCCTTGAAGCGGACCGCGCCCAAGCTTTTGCAGTTTGCCGCGACCATGCAGCAGCTGATTGACGCCGCGAACGATGAAAATACGAGCCTGAATGAGCTTTACCATTTGATCCTTGACAAAACGGATTATATCGGCAGCCTGAAGGTTTCCGAGAACGACGACGTGCAGGACAGGATCGACAATATCAACGAACTTGCGTCCAACCTGATCAAGTACGAGGAGGATAACGGCGAAGAGGCGACCCTTTCCGGCTTCCTCGAGGAAGTCTCCCTGCTGACCGACATCGATAACTTCGACGCAAATTCCGACAGCGTGGTCATGATGACCATCCACTCGGCAAAGGGACTGGAATTTCCGGTTGTGTTCCTGCCCGGATTCGAAGAAGGAATTTTTCCGGGGATGCAGGCAATCTACAATCCTTCGGAAATCGAAGAGGAGCGCCGTCTGGCCTATGTCGCCATCACCAGGGCGAAAGAGGAGCTGTATGTTGTCAACGCGGAAAGCCGCATGATCTTCGGCAGCACCTCCCGCAACAGGCCCTCCCGCTTTGTTGAGGAAATTCCCGAGGAACTGGTTGTCCGCAGCCGCACCAGGGAATGGAAAAAGCCGACGCCGGGAACGGCCCTTCCCACCTCCGCTTTTGAGGCAAGAGCTGTTACGACCGAATCGGCGCGCAGCTTCGGCCCGTCGAACCTGATCCACAGCGAGCCGCCGAAGGTCCGGTTCAAAGTGGGGGACAGCGTGGTCCACAAAACGTTTGGGACGGGGATGATCCTTTCCGTTTCTCCTATGGGCAACGATACCCTTCTGGAAATTACTTTTGAACAAGCCGGAACAAAAAAGCTGATGGCGAATTTCGCCCGCCTGCAAAAAGTCTGA